DNA from candidate division KSB1 bacterium:
TCAATCACCGGCTCGTGAAATTGACCCGGCAAACGCTCGATGAAGCGCAACGCGTTGACATCGCGGGCGGCCTGGCGGATGCGTTCCGGGGAAATCTCCCGATTGCCCAGACTGATATTCTCTTCAATCGTTCCCGCAAAAAGAAATACATCCTGCAGCACCAAGCCGATTTGCCGGCGCAGAGCAGTCAATGGCAGATTTTGAATATCGTATCCATCGAGCAAGATTTGCCCCTGCTGCGGCGTATAAAAATGGCAAAGCAAGCTGATGATCGTCGTTTTTCCCGATCCGGTCGCACCGACGATGGCGATCTTCTCACCCGCCTCGACTTTGAAGGAAACATTCTTCAACACCATCTCGTCGTCGCGATATCCGAAGATAACGTTGCGAAACTCGATTTCGCCGCGCGCGCGAGCAAGTTGCAAGTTTGCAAGTTTGTAAGTTTGCAAGTCGGCAGGTTGCCCACTTGTCAGTTGTTCACTTGCATACTTGCCGTCTGCCCCGCTTTCTTCGCCTTTGGTCCGCCGCTCCGGCGGTTCATCGAGCAATTTAAAAATACGTTCGGCGCTGGCCATGGCGGTTTGCAAAATGCCGTACTTTTCCGCCAAATCGCTGATCGGCCGCCAGAAGCGATCCATGTATAAAATGAACGCGACCAGCGAGCCGAAGGTCAAGGTGTTCGCAATAACCTTGCTTCCGCCATACCAGATGATCAACGCCACGGACAGCGCGAAAATCCATTCCACCACCGGATAAAAAACAGCGTGATAAAAAATCGTCCGGCGATAGGCTTCGAGGTGATCAAGATTTCTTTGATCGAATTGCTTGAAATTTTTGTGCTCGCGATTGAACAACTGCACGACGGCCATGCCGGTGATGTTTTCCTGCAAAAATGCGTTGATCTTCGCCAGCCGCAGCCGGATTTGCCGCTCGGCGTCGCGAACTTTGATTTTGAAAATCTGCGTGGCAATGAACAGCAACGGCACGACGCCGAGCGTGACCAGCGTAAGCGGCACGTTCATGTAAAAAAGAACCGCGATGATGCCGAGCAGCGAGAAGACGTCGCCAAAGATTGCGACCAGGCCGGAAGAGAACATTTCGTTCAACGCCTGCACGTCGGAAGTCACCCGCGTCATC
Protein-coding regions in this window:
- a CDS encoding ABC transporter ATP-binding protein/permease, with the protein product MNIHEEEKFTKTYDAALMRRLLQYIRPYWTRVACAVILLFVASVLGIAGPYLTKIGIDKHIAHGDYAGLTKIALLYLGVLLLEFVFNYARMYMMEWIGQRTMYDLRLEIFSHLQYLPLRFFDRNQVGRLMTRVTSDVQALNEMFSSGLVAIFGDVFSLLGIIAVLFYMNVPLTLVTLGVVPLLFIATQIFKIKVRDAERQIRLRLAKINAFLQENITGMAVVQLFNREHKNFKQFDQRNLDHLEAYRRTIFYHAVFYPVVEWIFALSVALIIWYGGSKVIANTLTFGSLVAFILYMDRFWRPISDLAEKYGILQTAMASAERIFKLLDEPPERRTKGEESGADGKYASEQLTSGQPADLQTYKLANLQLARARGEIEFRNVIFGYRDDEMVLKNVSFKVEAGEKIAIVGATGSGKTTIISLLCHFYTPQQGQILLDGYDIQNLPLTALRRQIGLVLQDVFLFAGTIEENISLGNREISPERIRQAARDVNALRFIERLPGQFHEPVIERGNSLSVGQKQLLAFARALAYDPAILILDEATSSVDTETELLIQQALERLMENRTSLIIAHRLSTIQHVDRIIVLHKGQIREMGTHAELLALGGIYYRLYQLQFAMQERLRPTWTEQRVTL